In Halorubrum trapanicum, a single genomic region encodes these proteins:
- a CDS encoding helix-turn-helix domain-containing protein, which translates to MTEESDPSEIFATLDDEYARDILVATKTDRLSAKELSDECDMSRPTVSRRVTRLVEQGLLEEYTHVDPGGRHYSEYEARLERIEVLLQAEGFDVQIDIQPDPADRITTIFEEMRGD; encoded by the coding sequence GTGACCGAGGAGTCCGACCCGTCGGAAATCTTCGCTACACTCGACGACGAGTACGCTCGCGACATCCTCGTGGCGACGAAGACCGACCGACTGTCTGCGAAGGAACTCAGCGATGAATGTGACATGTCACGCCCGACCGTCTCGCGCCGTGTCACCCGCCTCGTCGAGCAGGGCCTCCTCGAAGAGTATACGCACGTCGACCCCGGAGGACGGCACTACAGCGAGTACGAGGCTCGTCTCGAACGTATTGAAGTCCTCCTCCAGGCAGAGGGCTTCGATGTCCAGATCGACATCCAGCCTGACCCCGCCGACCGGATTACGACCATCTTCGAGGAAATGCGGGGAGACTGA
- a CDS encoding cyclic nucleotide-binding/CBS domain-containing protein has product MGTRPTDLRMDIGRIADESVARVTPDATVAEIAHTMISQSRCARYVVVEESDQISGIITDRDLIANLLTEESELSVLTAETSGDDVRAADVMTRDPLTVPADAEIPKVLRQMNEAGARHVPVVEDGSVIGMITLDDLITHVAGESAHVSAQMDNVAGIIRTESTHD; this is encoded by the coding sequence ATGGGTACCAGACCAACTGACCTCCGGATGGACATTGGTCGTATTGCTGATGAGTCGGTCGCCCGTGTCACGCCTGACGCCACGGTTGCCGAGATCGCTCACACGATGATCTCCCAATCGCGGTGTGCCAGGTACGTGGTCGTCGAAGAATCCGATCAGATCTCTGGTATCATCACCGATCGAGACCTGATTGCTAACCTGCTCACCGAGGAAAGCGAGTTAAGTGTGCTCACAGCCGAGACGAGTGGAGACGACGTACGAGCTGCTGACGTGATGACGCGTGACCCACTTACTGTGCCAGCAGATGCTGAGATTCCAAAAGTCCTGAGACAAATGAACGAAGCGGGTGCTCGACACGTCCCGGTTGTTGAAGACGGGAGCGTTATCGGGATGATCACTCTGGACGATTTAATTACGCATGTTGCTGGTGAGAGTGCACACGTTTCAGCTCAGATGGATAACGTGGCGGGCATCATCCGAACAGAGTCTACGCACGATTGA
- a CDS encoding heavy-metal-associated domain-containing protein, with product MTTTIIVEGMTCGHCEQTVEEALEEVSGVTDVTVDRESEQASVDGEANVTALVEAVEDAGYTAYA from the coding sequence ATGACGACGACGATCATCGTGGAAGGCATGACGTGCGGTCACTGTGAGCAGACGGTCGAAGAGGCCCTCGAAGAGGTATCCGGCGTGACTGACGTGACCGTCGACAGGGAGAGCGAACAGGCGAGCGTCGATGGTGAGGCAAATGTCACAGCTCTCGTGGAGGCCGTCGAAGACGCCGGGTACACCGCTTACGCCTGA
- a CDS encoding universal stress protein codes for MYDTVLLSTDGTVASEEAESHAIALAEAHSAELHVLYVVDEDVVTAYSGDEYVDEAEGPEHGLEELGTETIADIQYKAKEVGVNVVKAIEHGRPAETIVRYADVEDVDLLVLGTKHRTEEYRALLGSVTDRVLRLTTRPATVVKTEVDE; via the coding sequence ATGTACGATACGGTTTTGCTCTCAACTGACGGGACAGTTGCTTCTGAGGAGGCTGAATCCCATGCTATCGCGCTAGCAGAGGCCCATTCTGCCGAGCTTCATGTTCTGTATGTAGTCGATGAGGACGTCGTAACAGCATACAGCGGTGACGAGTACGTTGATGAAGCCGAGGGCCCAGAACATGGCCTCGAAGAACTTGGAACGGAAACAATCGCAGACATCCAATATAAAGCGAAGGAGGTCGGTGTCAATGTTGTCAAAGCAATTGAGCACGGCCGACCGGCTGAGACGATTGTACGGTATGCTGATGTCGAAGATGTGGATCTACTTGTACTTGGAACGAAACACCGGACGGAAGAATACCGGGCCTTGCTCGGAAGCGTGACCGACCGCGTCCTTCGATTGACGACCCGCCCAGCGACCGTCGTGAAGACGGAAGTCGACGAATAG
- a CDS encoding DoxX family protein has translation MSTLDSGMNQLESRVGGLTVGGKVHSLSAWFVLALRLMMGYAFAYSGFTKITGEFAAGGYLSNVAATNGNPLAGLFAWMGSTPWFVEFANIAVPWGELFIGLGLLVGAFVRLAAFFGALMMLMFYFGNWDMGHGFINGDFAYMLVFLAVAAFAAGRILGLDQYIEQYEIGGEALVERYPALEYILG, from the coding sequence ATGTCCACACTCGACTCCGGCATGAATCAGCTCGAGAGCAGAGTCGGCGGTCTGACCGTCGGCGGGAAAGTTCACAGTCTCAGTGCGTGGTTCGTGCTCGCGCTCCGTCTCATGATGGGCTACGCGTTCGCGTACTCCGGGTTCACGAAGATCACCGGCGAGTTCGCCGCGGGCGGTTACCTGTCGAACGTCGCGGCGACGAACGGGAATCCGCTCGCGGGCCTGTTCGCGTGGATGGGTAGTACGCCGTGGTTCGTCGAGTTCGCGAACATCGCCGTCCCGTGGGGCGAGCTGTTCATCGGCCTCGGCCTGCTCGTCGGCGCGTTCGTTCGCCTCGCGGCGTTCTTCGGCGCGCTCATGATGCTCATGTTCTACTTCGGCAACTGGGACATGGGCCACGGGTTCATCAACGGGGACTTCGCGTACATGCTCGTGTTCCTCGCGGTCGCCGCGTTCGCTGCGGGCCGCATCCTGGGCCTCGACCAGTACATCGAACAGTACGAGATCGGCGGCGAAGCGCTCGTCGAGCGCTACCCCGCCCTCGAATACATCCTCGGCTAA
- a CDS encoding heavy metal translocating P-type ATPase gives MTSQTIHLDITGMSCANCSATIQDTLESLDGVSEADANFATDEGSVTYDPEEVSLKEIYDAIDEAGYGAVSETVTIAISDMTCANCAETNQTALENIPGVVNAEVNYATDEAQVTYNPAEVSIGALYDAIEEAGYSPVREDGADEESGQDARDAARQAETRKQLRLTLFGAVLSAPLLFFLIDNYLLGGAIVPEAVFGVELGWVEFLLATPVQAILGWPFYKNSYKAIVKNGRANMDVLIAIGSTTAYLYSVAVLAELIAGGLYFDTAALILVFITLGNYLEARSKGQAGEALRKLLEMEAETATIVREDGSEEEVPLEEVTTGDRMKIRPGEKIPTDGVVVDGQSAVDESMVTGESVPVEKEEGDEVVGSTINENGVLVVEATKVGEDTALQQIVQTVKEAQSRQPDIQNLADRISAYFVPAVIANALLWGVVWFLFPEALAGFVDWLPLWGQVAGGPAPVGGTVSVFEFAIIVFASSILIACPCALGLATPAATMVGTTIGAQNGVLFKGGDILERAKDVDTVVFDKTGTLTEGEMELTDVVVFDSDGNVVTDGGEPTPDGGQLSTRERLSEDDVLRLAAIAESGSEHPLARAIVEGAEERGLDVTEPDDFENVPGHGIKAVIGDSEVLVGNRKLLRDNGIDPSPAEETMERLENEGKTAMLVAYEGELVGVVADADTVKESSKQAVTALQERGVDVMMITGDNERTARAVAKQVGIDPKNVRAGVLPEDKSNAVDSIQDEGRQAMMVGDGVNDAPALAVAHVGTAIGSGTDVAIEAADVTLMRDDPLDVVKAIRISDATLQKIKQNLVWALGYNTAMIPLASLGLLQPVLAAAAMAFSSVSVLTNSLLFRRYTPDHDYKLFGFLR, from the coding sequence ATGACAAGCCAAACAATCCATCTTGATATCACGGGAATGTCCTGCGCCAACTGTTCGGCGACGATCCAGGACACTCTCGAATCGCTCGACGGGGTATCGGAGGCGGATGCGAACTTCGCCACCGACGAGGGTTCCGTCACCTACGACCCTGAAGAGGTATCGCTCAAAGAAATCTACGACGCGATCGACGAGGCCGGGTACGGCGCAGTCTCTGAGACGGTAACGATTGCCATCTCCGATATGACCTGTGCCAACTGCGCCGAGACCAACCAAACCGCTCTTGAAAATATTCCGGGCGTCGTTAATGCGGAGGTCAATTACGCAACCGACGAAGCACAGGTCACCTACAATCCTGCGGAAGTATCTATTGGTGCGCTGTACGATGCTATCGAGGAGGCTGGCTACTCGCCCGTCCGCGAAGATGGTGCCGACGAAGAGTCGGGCCAGGACGCACGAGATGCCGCCCGTCAAGCCGAAACTCGGAAACAACTCAGGTTGACCCTCTTTGGGGCAGTGTTATCGGCACCGTTGCTCTTCTTCCTCATCGACAATTATCTGCTCGGTGGCGCGATCGTCCCTGAAGCCGTCTTCGGTGTGGAACTTGGCTGGGTTGAGTTCCTCCTCGCCACGCCGGTACAGGCGATCCTCGGCTGGCCGTTCTATAAGAACTCGTACAAGGCGATCGTGAAGAACGGCCGCGCCAATATGGACGTGCTGATTGCGATCGGTTCAACAACGGCCTATCTATACTCTGTGGCAGTCCTTGCTGAACTCATTGCAGGTGGACTTTATTTCGACACGGCAGCCCTCATCCTCGTGTTCATCACGTTGGGTAACTATCTCGAAGCTCGGTCGAAGGGCCAAGCGGGTGAGGCCCTCCGAAAGCTCCTCGAAATGGAAGCCGAAACGGCGACCATTGTCCGCGAGGACGGCAGTGAAGAAGAAGTTCCGCTTGAAGAGGTCACAACTGGTGACCGGATGAAAATTCGTCCAGGTGAGAAGATTCCCACAGACGGTGTCGTTGTCGACGGTCAGTCTGCCGTCGACGAGTCAATGGTCACTGGCGAATCTGTGCCTGTCGAGAAAGAGGAGGGCGATGAGGTCGTCGGCTCGACGATTAACGAGAACGGCGTCCTTGTCGTGGAGGCGACGAAGGTTGGAGAAGACACGGCCCTCCAACAGATCGTCCAGACAGTCAAGGAGGCCCAGTCGCGCCAGCCCGACATCCAGAATCTCGCCGACCGCATCTCCGCGTACTTCGTGCCTGCGGTCATCGCGAACGCCCTTCTCTGGGGTGTCGTCTGGTTCCTGTTCCCCGAGGCTCTCGCTGGCTTCGTCGACTGGCTCCCGCTGTGGGGTCAGGTTGCTGGCGGCCCGGCCCCGGTCGGTGGGACCGTTTCAGTCTTCGAGTTCGCGATAATTGTCTTCGCGTCCTCGATCCTCATCGCCTGTCCCTGTGCGCTGGGGCTGGCGACGCCCGCAGCGACGATGGTCGGGACGACGATTGGTGCCCAGAACGGCGTCCTGTTCAAGGGCGGTGACATCCTCGAACGCGCAAAAGACGTCGACACGGTCGTCTTCGACAAGACGGGCACCCTCACGGAGGGTGAAATGGAACTCACCGACGTGGTCGTCTTTGATAGCGATGGAAATGTGGTGACTGACGGTGGCGAGCCGACCCCAGATGGTGGACAGCTCAGCACCCGTGAGCGCCTCTCAGAGGATGATGTGCTTCGACTGGCGGCGATAGCTGAAAGCGGCAGCGAACACCCGCTCGCCCGTGCAATCGTCGAAGGGGCCGAAGAACGCGGCCTGGACGTGACTGAGCCTGACGACTTCGAGAACGTTCCGGGCCACGGGATCAAAGCAGTCATTGGTGACAGCGAGGTGCTGGTCGGCAACCGCAAGCTGCTGCGGGACAACGGGATCGACCCCTCTCCCGCTGAGGAGACGATGGAACGCCTCGAGAACGAGGGGAAGACGGCGATGCTGGTCGCCTACGAGGGGGAGCTCGTGGGTGTGGTCGCCGACGCCGACACAGTGAAGGAAAGCTCCAAGCAGGCTGTCACAGCACTCCAGGAGCGGGGAGTTGACGTGATGATGATTACGGGCGACAACGAGCGAACTGCCCGTGCGGTCGCTAAACAGGTGGGTATCGACCCGAAGAACGTCCGCGCAGGAGTCCTTCCTGAGGACAAGTCCAACGCGGTCGACAGTATTCAAGACGAGGGCCGGCAGGCGATGATGGTCGGTGACGGCGTCAACGACGCTCCGGCACTCGCGGTCGCACACGTCGGGACAGCAATCGGCTCCGGCACCGACGTCGCCATCGAAGCTGCAGACGTCACGCTGATGCGAGACGACCCGCTCGACGTGGTAAAGGCGATCCGAATCTCAGACGCGACACTCCAGAAGATCAAACAGAACCTCGTGTGGGCGCTCGGTTACAACACGGCGATGATTCCGTTAGCGTCGCTCGGCCTCCTCCAGCCCGTGCTCGCTGCAGCAGCAATGGCGTTCTCGTCGGTGTCGGTGCTGACGAACAGTCTCCTGTTCCGGCGGTACACCCCCGATCACGACTACAAGCTCTTCGGATTTCTTCGCTAA
- the acnA gene encoding aconitate hydratase AcnA, with protein sequence MTDTLPFDAVRELDVDGTTYKMADLRALEEQGLCDLDTLPVSIRILLESVLRNADGETVTAADVKNAAGWKPDVPDAEVPFSPSRVVLQDLTGVPAVVDLAALRSEVDRKDRDPTLVEPEIPIDLVIDHSVQVDYFDSEDAYEKNVELEYERNAERYRAIKWAQNAFENFNVVPPGTGIVHQVNLEHLGRVVHARERDGEKWLLPDTLVGTDSHTPMIGGIGVVGWGVGGIEAEAAMLGQPVTMKLPEVVGVRLEGELPEGATATDLVLHITERLREVGVVDRFVEFFGPGVENLTVPDRATIANMAPEQGSTISMFPVDEQTLEYLELTGRDPAHIDLVREYLEAQGLFGEQEPEYTEVVEFDLSTVEPSLAGHKRPQDRIPMGDVKQSFRGLLHGEFEDDLDDVDEDALQRWLGEGGAAGAETDGGVQVEPESELHPLTKRVEVDLDGETVEIGHGDVLVSAITSCTNTSNPSVMIAAGLLAQNAVEKGLDVPPYVKTSLAPGSRVVTQYLEESGLLPYLEELGYAVVGYGCTTCIGNAGPLPDPIEQAIDDHDLWTTSVLSGNRNFEARIHPKIRANYLASPPLVVAYGLAGRMDVDLENEPLGTDEEGESVYLADIWPDAADVQAAIHENVSPEMFEEKYASVFEGDERWAALDAPTGDVYEWDDDSTYIREPPFFQDFPLEKPGVADIEDARCLLTLGDTVTTDHISPAGPFGSDLPAGQWLLDHGVEPHEFNTYGARRGNHEVMMRGTFANVRIENEMLDDVEGGYTIHHPTDEQTTVFEASQRYREEGVPLVVMAGEEFGTGSSRDWAAKGTDLLGVRATIAESYERIYRDNLVGMGVLPLQFDDGDSWESLGLDGSEIFTIHGLDDGLDVMDELTVIAERADGSTVEFPVTAQVGTPAAVTYIEHGGILHYVLRRLLTQ encoded by the coding sequence ATGACTGATACACTTCCGTTCGATGCCGTCCGCGAGCTCGACGTCGACGGGACGACGTACAAGATGGCCGATCTTCGAGCACTCGAAGAGCAGGGGCTCTGTGACCTCGACACGCTCCCTGTGAGCATCCGTATTCTGCTTGAGTCGGTGCTCCGGAACGCCGACGGCGAAACTGTTACTGCAGCGGATGTCAAGAATGCTGCTGGCTGGAAGCCAGACGTACCGGACGCAGAGGTTCCGTTCTCTCCATCACGAGTCGTCCTACAGGATCTCACTGGCGTGCCCGCAGTTGTCGACCTGGCGGCCCTTCGATCCGAAGTCGACCGCAAAGATCGGGACCCGACCCTGGTCGAACCAGAGATCCCTATTGATCTCGTAATCGACCACAGCGTCCAAGTCGACTACTTCGACTCCGAGGACGCCTACGAGAAGAACGTCGAACTGGAGTACGAGCGCAACGCCGAACGGTATCGCGCGATCAAGTGGGCGCAGAACGCCTTCGAGAACTTCAACGTCGTCCCGCCGGGGACCGGCATCGTCCACCAGGTGAATCTCGAGCATCTGGGCCGGGTCGTCCACGCCCGCGAGCGAGACGGTGAGAAATGGCTCCTGCCGGACACACTCGTCGGCACGGACAGCCACACCCCAATGATCGGTGGCATCGGTGTGGTCGGCTGGGGCGTCGGCGGCATTGAAGCGGAAGCGGCAATGCTCGGTCAGCCGGTCACGATGAAACTTCCCGAGGTCGTCGGCGTCCGCCTCGAAGGCGAATTACCCGAGGGCGCGACGGCGACGGATCTCGTGCTCCACATCACCGAACGGCTCCGCGAGGTCGGCGTCGTCGACCGGTTCGTCGAGTTCTTCGGTCCTGGTGTGGAGAATCTCACAGTCCCCGACCGGGCCACGATCGCCAATATGGCGCCCGAACAGGGCTCGACGATCAGTATGTTCCCGGTCGACGAGCAGACGCTCGAGTATCTCGAACTCACCGGGCGTGACCCCGCCCACATCGACCTTGTTCGCGAGTACCTCGAAGCGCAAGGGCTATTCGGAGAACAGGAACCGGAATACACCGAGGTCGTCGAGTTCGATCTTTCGACTGTTGAGCCGAGTCTCGCCGGACACAAGCGGCCACAGGACCGGATTCCGATGGGGGACGTGAAACAGAGCTTCCGGGGACTTCTCCACGGGGAGTTCGAAGACGACCTCGATGATGTCGACGAAGACGCCCTACAGCGGTGGCTCGGCGAAGGTGGTGCAGCTGGTGCGGAGACCGACGGCGGTGTTCAGGTCGAACCCGAATCGGAACTGCACCCGTTAACCAAACGCGTCGAGGTCGACCTCGACGGTGAGACAGTGGAAATTGGACACGGAGACGTCCTCGTCAGCGCCATCACGAGCTGTACGAACACTTCGAACCCGTCGGTGATGATCGCTGCTGGTCTGCTTGCCCAGAACGCCGTCGAGAAAGGTTTAGATGTCCCGCCGTACGTCAAGACGAGTCTCGCACCCGGCAGTCGTGTCGTCACGCAGTACCTCGAGGAATCGGGCCTGCTTCCGTATCTCGAAGAGCTCGGGTACGCGGTCGTCGGCTACGGCTGTACCACTTGTATCGGGAACGCCGGACCACTTCCTGATCCCATCGAGCAAGCGATCGACGACCACGACCTCTGGACGACGAGCGTTCTCTCCGGGAATCGGAACTTCGAGGCGCGTATTCACCCGAAGATCCGCGCGAACTACCTCGCGAGCCCGCCGCTCGTCGTCGCCTACGGCCTCGCAGGGCGGATGGACGTCGACCTCGAGAACGAGCCGCTAGGCACCGACGAGGAGGGGGAATCGGTGTATCTGGCGGACATCTGGCCCGACGCAGCGGACGTGCAGGCAGCAATCCACGAGAACGTCTCTCCTGAGATGTTCGAGGAGAAGTATGCCTCTGTGTTCGAGGGTGACGAGCGGTGGGCTGCTCTCGACGCGCCCACTGGTGACGTCTACGAGTGGGACGACGACTCGACATACATCCGAGAGCCGCCGTTCTTCCAGGACTTCCCCCTCGAAAAACCCGGCGTCGCCGATATTGAGGATGCACGCTGCCTGCTGACACTCGGCGATACCGTTACGACCGACCACATCAGCCCTGCTGGCCCCTTCGGATCTGACCTCCCTGCCGGCCAGTGGCTGCTCGATCACGGCGTTGAGCCGCACGAGTTCAACACCTACGGCGCGCGCCGGGGCAACCACGAGGTGATGATGCGGGGAACGTTCGCCAACGTCCGCATCGAGAACGAGATGCTCGACGATGTCGAGGGTGGCTATACGATCCACCACCCAACCGACGAGCAGACGACCGTGTTCGAAGCCAGCCAGCGCTACCGCGAGGAGGGAGTCCCGCTCGTCGTGATGGCGGGCGAAGAGTTCGGTACCGGCTCCAGCCGGGACTGGGCGGCGAAAGGAACGGACCTACTCGGTGTTCGCGCAACCATCGCCGAGAGTTACGAGCGCATCTACCGCGACAACCTCGTCGGCATGGGTGTGCTCCCCCTGCAGTTTGATGATGGCGACTCGTGGGAATCTCTCGGTCTGGATGGGTCGGAAATCTTCACGATCCACGGCCTCGATGACGGGCTCGACGTGATGGACGAACTGACCGTTATCGCCGAGCGTGCGGACGGGTCGACTGTCGAGTTCCCGGTCACAGCACAGGTCGGCACGCCGGCCGCCGTGACCTATATCGAACACGGCGGCATCCTCCACTACGTCCTTAGACGGCTCCTCACGCAATAA
- a CDS encoding SHOCT domain-containing protein, which yields MQNPIQARGIRSLGLIVIGALTLAVIIGMTLTHAAVPDTVMWDWHDGMWNDGHMAGWGIWSWGMMLIGLLWMALLIALPVYIVYWLTTRSPSDGPTEDSALAVLQERYARGEIDDEEFERRRARLTPDGGRY from the coding sequence ATGCAAAATCCAATTCAAGCACGCGGGATTCGTTCTCTGGGACTCATCGTCATCGGAGCACTGACGCTAGCCGTCATCATTGGAATGACTCTGACGCACGCTGCTGTTCCAGATACAGTGATGTGGGACTGGCATGACGGGATGTGGAATGATGGTCACATGGCCGGGTGGGGAATATGGAGCTGGGGGATGATGTTGATCGGTTTGCTGTGGATGGCACTTCTGATCGCCCTTCCCGTCTACATCGTCTACTGGCTGACAACGCGGTCGCCATCGGACGGCCCCACCGAGGATAGCGCACTCGCTGTCCTCCAGGAACGGTACGCTCGCGGCGAAATCGACGACGAGGAGTTCGAACGCCGGCGCGCCCGACTCACGCCTGACGGTGGCCGTTACTGA
- a CDS encoding heavy-metal-associated domain-containing protein, giving the protein MTQTITVEGMTCEHCEQTVEEALEEVEGVTSATADRDSESATVEGSAERDELVTVVEDAGYDASA; this is encoded by the coding sequence ATGACTCAGACAATCACCGTCGAAGGAATGACCTGTGAACATTGCGAGCAGACCGTCGAAGAGGCACTCGAAGAAGTTGAGGGGGTTACGTCCGCTACTGCGGATCGTGACTCAGAATCCGCGACGGTCGAGGGGTCCGCTGAACGGGATGAGCTTGTGACTGTGGTCGAAGACGCTGGATACGATGCCTCTGCGTAA
- a CDS encoding AsnC family transcriptional regulator: protein MRNLDETDLEILSLLADDARRPFSDIGEEVDLSGPAVSDRVKRLQEAGIINNFTIDVNRAHLRAGVPVFIQAEIGSASLEAARERARESDGVEHVFTTSEGDLWFYARVEAQNVRQWVDGLFNEIDVADYTVTLIDELEWTPSVDGVEFALTCAECNNTVDNQGETTRIDGEIYHFCCPSCLTRFDDRYQRLEEGA from the coding sequence ATGCGCAATTTGGATGAAACCGACTTAGAAATCCTCTCGTTACTCGCTGATGACGCCCGCCGCCCGTTCAGCGATATTGGCGAGGAGGTCGACTTGTCGGGGCCAGCCGTTTCTGACCGGGTAAAGCGATTACAGGAAGCTGGCATCATTAACAACTTCACGATTGACGTCAACCGGGCTCATCTCCGAGCTGGTGTACCGGTATTTATTCAGGCCGAAATCGGCTCAGCGTCGTTGGAGGCCGCCCGCGAGCGGGCTCGAGAGTCAGATGGCGTTGAACACGTCTTCACGACCTCCGAAGGAGATCTTTGGTTCTATGCCCGTGTTGAAGCCCAGAACGTACGTCAGTGGGTAGATGGACTCTTTAACGAGATCGATGTAGCAGATTACACCGTCACACTAATTGACGAGCTTGAATGGACGCCGTCCGTTGATGGCGTCGAATTTGCACTCACCTGTGCTGAATGTAACAATACCGTTGATAATCAAGGTGAAACGACGAGAATCGACGGAGAGATCTATCACTTCTGTTGTCCGTCCTGTCTCACACGGTTCGACGATCGGTATCAGCGACTCGAAGAGGGAGCGTAA